A portion of the Anthonomus grandis grandis chromosome 7, icAntGran1.3, whole genome shotgun sequence genome contains these proteins:
- the LOC126738335 gene encoding phenoloxidase-activating factor 2-like: MDINSIVLLVLFGIEYVFTQRNGAANLTDEINVIEVLNDCKCVYNYQCDPSGFIRLNGEGLFDVRFGEKSSEDEVSENTPNCPGGKYEGEIKCCKLTIGQSTPPTTSTTTKRSGSTLKNSTSPKCGRPRHIIDVRVLNPDADTTPIEGEFPWLAAIFRKNKWTGQWNFNKLGSLIHPKVILTGAHVILNSKPNELKVIVNAKIERPEVGFNSRQERDVEEIIKHPDYNSGALWNDVALLILKEPYNITNSYEETLNTICLKSSVSYENKRCYIASWEKTSNGNSGNAILKKVDLPTHSPEKCQELLRKTRLGESYIFHESFMCAGGEEGKDACIGDGGSPLVCPTEERNAFYQVGLVVYGVQCGKKDVPGVYTNVGHFYSWISERLTEHNLKIDHI; the protein is encoded by the exons ATGGATATCAATTCAATAGTACTTTTGGTTTTGTTTGGTATTGAATATGTGTTTACACAAAGAAATGGCGCTGCAAATTTAACCGATGAAATCAATGTTATTGAAGTTCTTAATGACTGCAAATGTGTGTATAATTATCAGTGCGATCCAAGTGGGTTTATTAGGTTAAATGGAGAGGGTTTATTTGATGTAAG gtttGGGGAAAAAAGCAGTGAAGACGAAGTTAGTGAAAATACACCTAATTGCCCTGGGGGCAAATACGAAGGTGAAATAAAATGTTGTAAGCTGACAATTGGACAATCCACACCTCCTACAACATCAACTACCACAAAACGAAGTGGTAGTACTTTAAAAAATAGCACTAGTCCAAAGTGCGGAAGACCACGACATATTATAGATGTCAGGGTCTTAAATCCTGATGCGGATACGACTCCAATAGAAGGAGAGTTTCCGTGGTTAGCTGCTATTTTTCGAAAGAACAAATGGACTGGTCAAtggaattttaataaactgGGCTCCTTAATACATCCAAAAGTCATTTTAACAGGAGCTCATGTAATTCTAAA TTCTAAGCCCAACGAGCTAAAAGTCATTGTGAATGCTAAAATAGAAAGACCAGAAGTGGGTTTTAATTCGAGACAGGAGCGAGATGTCGaggaaattataaaacatcCAGATTATAATTCAGGAGCCCTTTGGAATGACGTTGCGTTACTGATCCTTAAGGAACCCTATAATATAACAAACTCGTACGAGGAAACTCTTAATACAATTTGTTTAAAGTCAAGTGTTTCCTATGAAAATAAACGTTGTTATATTGCTTCTTGGGAGAAAACCAGCAATGGAAACTCAG GAAATGCGATACTAAAGAAGGTAGATCTACCCACGCATTCACCAGAAAAATGTCAAGAACTGCTCAGAAAAACAAGATTGGGTGAGAGCTATATTTTCCACGAGTCTTTTATGTGCGCTGGTGGGGAAGAGGGGAAAGATGCATGCATTG gTGATGGTGGTAGTCCACTGGTGTGTCCAACAGAAGAACGAAATGCTTTTTACCAAGTAGGTTTGGTAGTTTATGGTGTACAATGTGGTAAAAAGGACGTGCCCGGAGTTTACACGAATGTGGGACACTTTTATAGTTGGATAAGTGAGAGATTAACAGAGCATAATTTAAAGATTgatcatatttaa
- the LOC126738333 gene encoding L-2-hydroxyglutarate dehydrogenase, mitochondrial-like isoform X1 — MTYNSRLIAFSANYWKFSNNGKCIWSYFTGNRCCHTKCDVAIIGGGIIGTAIARQLKLDNKDLKILLIDKEFSLGKHQSSHNSGVMHCGIYYTPGSLKAKFCVEGIDLLQKYCDNQGIKYKKTGKLIIAKDCKEVDVLNELLCRGEKNEVKDIHLLDSLCEIQKIAPGCRGVKALWCPKTANVDFKDVIQHLSKDFADSGGETLLNTKIIDIDFSADCNYRLKIISEESPKILSKFAITCGGLHSEELTNLLLGASPTNERFISLKAVYQKIKSKYCENLATNVYPVPDLSMPFLGAHFSSQMNENILLGPFAIPALKVDGYGNDEVNITYLSKIITSCGFRNMVIKNFSKCVNQLNKAICLDNQIKDLQQLLPNFSYQYVEKGPTAVQCQILNQDGTFIDDFVFDIFASKGVGERVINAKFTPSPAATSCLAIANFISYEFSKKIRDC, encoded by the exons ATGACATATAACAGTAGACTAATAGCCTTTTCTGCTAACTATTGGAAATTTTCTAACAATGGGAAatgtatttggtcttattttaCTGGAAACAG gTGTTGTCATACAAAATGTGATGTTGCTATTATCGGAGGAGGTATTATTGGAACCGCAATAGCTAGGCAATTAAAGTTAGACAAcaaagacttaaaaattcttttaatagataaagaatTCAGTCTAGGAAAACATCAAAGCAGCCATAATAGTGGGGTAATGCATTGCGGGATCTATTATACACCAGGCAGCTTAAAAGCGAAATTTTGTGTGGAAGGAAtagatttattacaaaaatattgcgATAATCaaggaataaaatataagaaaactgGGAAGTTAATAATTGCAAAAGACTGTAAGGAAGTTGATGTCCTAAATGAGTTATTATGTAGAGGCGAGAAAAATGAA gtaaaagaTATTCATTTGTTAGATTCTTTATGTGAAATTCAGAAAATAGCCCCAGGATGTCGTGGAGTAAAAGCGCTGTGGTGTCCAAAAACTGCTAACGTTGATTTCAAAGACGTTATACAGCACTTGTCGAAAGATTTTGCAGACTCAGGAGGAGAAACACTACTTAACActaag atAATTGACATTGATTTTTCGGCTGATTGTAACTACCGTCTCAAAATCATTTCAGAAGAATCTcctaaaatattatcaaaatttgcCATAACTTGTGGAGGCTTACATTCTGAAGAATTAACCAATCTTCTGCTTGGGGCCTCGCCCACTAACGAGCGTTTCATTTCTCTGAAGGctgtttatcaaaaaattaaatcaaaatattgtgaAAATTTAGCTACAAACGTTTATCCGGTACCTGACCTAAGTATGCCGTTCTTGGGAGCTCATTTTAGTTCACAAATGAATGAAAATATCTTGTTGGGCCCTTTTGCTATCCCTGCTCTAAAAGTAGATGGGTATGG caatgaTGAAGTCAACATAACTTATCTCTCAAAAATTATAACTTCTTGTGGGTTTCGAAATATGGTGATTAAAAATTTCTCTAAATGCGTAAACCAACTTAATAAGGCAATCTGCTTGGACAATCAG ATTAAAGATCTTCAGCAGCTGCTGCCCAACTTCTCTTATCAATATGTGGAAAAGGGCCCAACAGCAGTACAGTGCCAAATATTGAATCAAGATGGCACATTTATAGATGATTTTGTTTTTGACATCTTTGCCTCTAAAGGGGTGGGAGAAAGagtaattaatgctaaattcacACCAAGTCCTGCAGCGACAAGTTGCTTGGCTATAGCTAATTTTATTTCCTATGAATTCAGTAAGAAAATTAGAgattgttaa
- the LOC126738336 gene encoding exosome complex component RRP43-like — translation MAEEYKSLHPLKYYRDYYSHDIRPDGREFFDFRPIIVNVGSITTADGSAIAKVGKSTVICGIKAELCRPKPESPKEGFLITNLELPSLCSSKFKPGSSNEQAQVLTQLIANIIENSKCINLEELCILKDKLAWCLYTDLICLDYDGSVLDACLIALMACLKSVTLPHIDYDPALDIKQANLEDRKPLNVYSTPITTTFAIFDDKIILSDPSNEEENLCTGTVSVAVLNDQELCSVHKPGGSPLSEQQVMDCIEKSKLRSRSVKKLIDAALRDMICQKNIS, via the exons ATGGCTGAAGAATACAA ATCATTACACCCATTAAAATACTACAGGGACTACTACTCCCATGATATAAGACCTGATGGCAGAGAATTCTTCGACTTTCGACCCATAATAGTAAATGTAGGGTCCATAACAACAGCAGATGGTTCTGCCATAGCTAAAGTTGGCAAGAGCACGGTTATTTGTGGAATAAAAGCT GAACTATGTAGACCAAAGCCAGAGTCACCCAAAGAAGGATTTTTGATAACAAATTTGGAGCTACCATCTCTGTGTTCTTCCAAATTTAAACCAGGCAGTAGTAATGAACAAGCCCAGGTCTTAACACAACTTATAGCAAATATCATAGAAAACTCAAA gTGTATAAATCTGGAAGAACTCTGTATACTTAAAGATAAACTTGCTTGGTGCCTATACACGGATTTGATTTGCTTAGATTATGATGGATCTGTACTGGACGCTTGCTTGATAGCACTTATGGCTTGCTTAAAATCAG TTACTCTTCCCCATATTGATTATGATCCAGCTCTAGACATTAAACAAGCAAACCTAGAAGACAGAAAACCCTTAAATGTATATTCTACCCCAATTACTACaacttttgcaatttttgatga CAAAATTATCCTGTCAGATCCAAGTAACGAAGAAGAAAACTTATGTACCGGAACTGTGAGTGTGGCAGTGCTGAATGATCAAGAGTTGTGTAGCGTTCACAAACCTGGGGGAAGTCCCCTTAGCGAGCAACAAGTAATGGATTGTATTGAAAAGAGTAAACTTAGGTCAAGAAGCGTTAAGAAATTGATTGATGCGGCCTTAAGGGATATGATATgtcaaaaaaacataagttgA
- the LOC126738333 gene encoding L-2-hydroxyglutarate dehydrogenase, mitochondrial-like isoform X2 produces MHCGIYYTPGSLKAKFCVEGIDLLQKYCDNQGIKYKKTGKLIIAKDCKEVDVLNELLCRGEKNEVKDIHLLDSLCEIQKIAPGCRGVKALWCPKTANVDFKDVIQHLSKDFADSGGETLLNTKIIDIDFSADCNYRLKIISEESPKILSKFAITCGGLHSEELTNLLLGASPTNERFISLKAVYQKIKSKYCENLATNVYPVPDLSMPFLGAHFSSQMNENILLGPFAIPALKVDGYGNDEVNITYLSKIITSCGFRNMVIKNFSKCVNQLNKAICLDNQIKDLQQLLPNFSYQYVEKGPTAVQCQILNQDGTFIDDFVFDIFASKGVGERVINAKFTPSPAATSCLAIANFISYEFSKKIRDC; encoded by the exons ATGCATTGCGGGATCTATTATACACCAGGCAGCTTAAAAGCGAAATTTTGTGTGGAAGGAAtagatttattacaaaaatattgcgATAATCaaggaataaaatataagaaaactgGGAAGTTAATAATTGCAAAAGACTGTAAGGAAGTTGATGTCCTAAATGAGTTATTATGTAGAGGCGAGAAAAATGAA gtaaaagaTATTCATTTGTTAGATTCTTTATGTGAAATTCAGAAAATAGCCCCAGGATGTCGTGGAGTAAAAGCGCTGTGGTGTCCAAAAACTGCTAACGTTGATTTCAAAGACGTTATACAGCACTTGTCGAAAGATTTTGCAGACTCAGGAGGAGAAACACTACTTAACActaag atAATTGACATTGATTTTTCGGCTGATTGTAACTACCGTCTCAAAATCATTTCAGAAGAATCTcctaaaatattatcaaaatttgcCATAACTTGTGGAGGCTTACATTCTGAAGAATTAACCAATCTTCTGCTTGGGGCCTCGCCCACTAACGAGCGTTTCATTTCTCTGAAGGctgtttatcaaaaaattaaatcaaaatattgtgaAAATTTAGCTACAAACGTTTATCCGGTACCTGACCTAAGTATGCCGTTCTTGGGAGCTCATTTTAGTTCACAAATGAATGAAAATATCTTGTTGGGCCCTTTTGCTATCCCTGCTCTAAAAGTAGATGGGTATGG caatgaTGAAGTCAACATAACTTATCTCTCAAAAATTATAACTTCTTGTGGGTTTCGAAATATGGTGATTAAAAATTTCTCTAAATGCGTAAACCAACTTAATAAGGCAATCTGCTTGGACAATCAG ATTAAAGATCTTCAGCAGCTGCTGCCCAACTTCTCTTATCAATATGTGGAAAAGGGCCCAACAGCAGTACAGTGCCAAATATTGAATCAAGATGGCACATTTATAGATGATTTTGTTTTTGACATCTTTGCCTCTAAAGGGGTGGGAGAAAGagtaattaatgctaaattcacACCAAGTCCTGCAGCGACAAGTTGCTTGGCTATAGCTAATTTTATTTCCTATGAATTCAGTAAGAAAATTAGAgattgttaa